A DNA window from Brassica napus cultivar Da-Ae chromosome C1, Da-Ae, whole genome shotgun sequence contains the following coding sequences:
- the LOC106395742 gene encoding uncharacterized protein LOC106395742 produces MASFKNFVLPVLLTITLVLLTEAAIPSEEEKKELERQLKAINKPAIKSFKTEHGVIFDCIDIHKQLAFDHPLLKNHSVQLKPATVPEGITSNNISSKVNSLLLLPDGINCPDETVIVKRTTMQDLIHAQRLKSVGFNGPRHFLTERNNTDGTGQYYVRTILFATVNYGPKSFTGVKGHLNLWEPQVSQDQISLAFIAVAGGPKERFASIFVGWMVNPSLYHFSQDHVRLYTYWNIEGSNPGCYDITCPGFVQVSKNIPLGSFLQPLSVYNGLQYDIDLTLYQDRVKGDWWFAYNHENVGYWPASLFKAARFENRANYAAWGGQVYSPVMEKTPEMGSGHWPREGLGKSAYVNDIRIIDGMGNFLYPEPYSLKEHETSSKCYRAMYVHEDRDPWVRALYYGGPSGCIG; encoded by the exons ATGGCTTCCTTCAAGAACTTTGTGTTACCGGTTCTGTTAACAATCACTCTTGTGTTGCTCACTGAAGCAGCAATACCATccgaagaagagaagaaagaactGGAGAGGCAACTCAAAGCTATCAACAAACCTGCAATCAAGAGTTTCAAG ACAGAACATGGTGTTATATTTGACTGTATCGACATTCACAAACAGCTAGCCTTTGATCACCCTCTGCTCAAAAACCACTCTGTTCAG CTGAAGCCAGCAACTGTACCTGAAGGGATCACAAGCAACAACATTTCAAGTAAAGTcaattccttgttgcttctgccAGACGGCATAAACTGTCCAGATGAAACAGTAATAGTTAAAAGGACTACAATGCAAGATCTTATCCATGCACAGCGTTTGAAATCAGTGGGATTCAATGGCCCAAGACATTTTCTTACAGAGAGAAACAACACTGATGGAACTGGACAATATTATGTAAGAACAATATTAT TTGCAACGGTTAACTATGGACCTAAAAGTTTTACTGGAGTAAAAGGGCATCTTAACCTGTGGGAACCACAAGTCTCACAAGACCAAATCAGTCTTGCATTCATAGCAGTTGCTGGAGGGCCTAAAGAACGTTTCGCCAGCATTTTTGTTGGGTGGATG GTGAATCCATCCCTGTACCATTTCTCGCAAGATCATGTTCGCCTATACACCTACTGGAAT ATAGAAGGAAGCAATCCTGGCTGCTACGATATAACATGTCCTGGATTTGTGCAAGTCAGCAAGAATATACCACTTGGTTCCTTTCTTCAACCACTTTCTGTCTATAATGGTTTACAATACGACATAGACTTAACCTTGTATCAG GATCGTGTCAAGGGAGATTGGTGGTTTGCATATAATCATGAGAACGTTGGATACTGGCCAGCGTCATTGTTCAAGGCCGCGAGATTTGAGAACAGAGCAAATTATGCAGCTTGGGGAGGTCAAGTGTACAGTCCAGTGATGGAGAAAACTCCGGAAATGGGGAGTGGGCATTGGCCTAGGGAGGGCTTAGGTAAGTCAGCCTATGTGAACGATATCAGAATCATCGATGGTATGGGGAATTTTTTGTATCCAGAACCCTACAGTCTGAAGGAACACGAGACCAGTTCAAAGTGTTATAGAGCAATGTATGTTCATGAGGATAGAGATCCTTGGGTAAGAGCTCTTTACTACGGAGGTCCTTCAGGATGCATAGGCTAA
- the LOC106394538 gene encoding CASP-like protein 2B1, translated as MSYLGVGISPGNVAVYHGGKMKVVDRRLRLTELLLRCSVTALAFLGLILIVTDTQVKKIFTIEKRAKYTNMKSLVFLVVANGIAAVYSLLQSVRCVMGSMKGSVLFSKSLAWAIFSGDQAMAYMSVAAIAAASESGVIGIRGEEELQWMKVCNMFGKFCNRGAGGVASAMLASLAMVLVSCISAFSLFRLYGATTQRPPNLAVVK; from the exons ATGAGTTACTTGGGGGTTGGAATCAGTCCCGGAAACGTCGCCGTCTACCACGGAGGAAAGATGAAGGTGGTTGATAGGAGACTGAGGCTAACGGAGCTGCTCTTACGCTGCTCTGTCACTGCTCTGGCTTTCCTCGGTCTTATTCTGATTGTTACAGACACTCAGGTCAAGAAAATCTTCACTATCGAGAAGAGGGCTAAGTACACCAACATGAAGTCGCTTGT GTTCTTGGTGGTCGCCAATGGTATAGCTGCGGTGTATTCATTGTTGCAGTCAGTTCGTTGCGTGATGGGTTCAATGAAAGGAAGCGTTTTGTTTAGCAAGTCTCTAGCTTGGGCCATTTTCTCTGGCGATCAG GCGATGGCTTACATGAGTGTGGCGGCTATAGCAGCAGCATCAGAGTCTGGTGTGATTGGAATAAGAGGCGAAGAAGAGCTGCAATGGATGAAGGTGTGCAATATGTTTGGCAAGTTTTGTAACCGAGGAGCTGGAGGAGTAGCCAGCGCCATGCTTGCTTCCCTTGCAATGGTTTTAGTCTCTTGCATTTCCGCTTTTAGTCTCTTTCGTTTGTACGGTGCCACCACCCAAAGACCACCAAACCTAGCCGTGGTGAAGTAA
- the LOC106391982 gene encoding protein NAR1-like isoform X1: protein MSDKFSPTLRLGDLNDFIAPSQACVVSLKGSKKPLDKKPDRPQVVLTPKQQLEPVKISLKDCLACSGCITSAETVMLEKQSLDEFLSALTKGKDVIVSLSPQSRASIAVHYDISPLQVFKKLTTFLKSLGVKAVFDTSCSRDLVLIEACNEFVNRFKQASSDDGENAQSPLPILSSACPGWICYAEKTLGSFVLPYVSSVKSPQQAIGTAIKHHLCQALGLRLEEIYHVTVMPCYDKKLEAARDDFVFGDNLTEVDSVLTTGEILDLLKLKGVDFKDLEESPLDRLLTNVTEEGHLYGVAGSSGGYAETIFRHAATALFGHTIAGPLEFKTLRNSDFRELTLELEGKTVLKFATCYGFQNLQNIVRKLKTRKCDYQYVEIMACPAGCLNGGGQIKPKTGQTPKELINSLEATYMNDTALSTDPFQNPIAKRLYDEWLHEPGSGEAKKYLHTQYHAVVKSVTAQLNNW, encoded by the exons ATGTCGGACAAGTTCTCACCGACCTTAAGACTCGGAGATCTCAACGATTTCATTGCTCCGTCTCAAGCCTGTGTCGTATCTCTCAAAGGCTCAAAAAAGCCCCTCGACAAGAAGCCTGATCGTCCCCAG GTTGTGCTTACTCCAAAACAACAGCTCGAACCTGTCAAAATCTCTCTCAAGGATTGCTTGGCTTGCAG CGGATGCATCACATCGGCTGAGACAGTCATGCTTGAGAAGCAAAGCTTAGACGAGTTCCTCTCTGCTCTTACCAAAGGCAAAGACGTGATCGTCTCCCTTTCTCCGCAGTCCAGAGCCTCCATTGCTGTTCACTACGATATCTCTCCTCTTCAGGTCTTCAAGAAGCTAACTACGTTCTTAAAGTCTCTGGGAGTTAAAGCTGTGTTTGATACGAGCTGTAGCAGAGACTTGGTGCTTATCGAAGCTTGTAATGAGTTTGTGAACCGTTTCAAGCAAGCTAGTTCTGATGATGGTGAAAATGCTCAGTCCCCTCTCCCTATACTTTCCTCCGCATGTCCTG GTTGGATATGTTATGCTGAAAAGACGCTTGGTTCATTTGTTCTGCCGTATGTCTCTTCTGTTAAGAGTCCTCAGCAAGCTATTGGAACTGCCATCAAACACCATCTATGTCAAGCGTTAGGACTCAG GCTGGAGGAGATTTACCATGTGACCGTGATGCCCTGCTACGATAAGAAGCTGGAGGCAGCGAGAGACGACTTTGTCTTTGGAGATAACCTGACTGAAGTTGATTCCGTGCTAACAACCGGTGAAATTTTGGATTTATTAAAG TTAAAAGGAGTCGACTTTAAAGATCTGGAGGAGTCTCCACTCGACAGATT GCTGACGAATGTTACAGAGGAAGGACATCTCTATGGTGTAGCTGGGAGTTCTGGTGGTTACGCAGAAACAATATTCAGGCATGCGGCAACAGCACTGTTCGGACACACTATTGCAGGTCCTCTTGAGTTTAAAACTCTCAGAAACTCTGATTTTCGTGAATTGACTCTTGAA TTGGAAGGTAAAACAGTGCTGAAATTCGCAACGTGTTATGGTTTCCAGAACCTTCAGAACATTGTCCGGAAACTGAAAACACGGAAGTGCGATTATCAGTATGTAGAGATTATGGCGTGCCCTGCAG GTTGCCTGAATGGTGGTGGACAGATTAAGCCAAAGACAGGACAGACTCCGAAAGAACTGATCAACTCACTAGAAGCTACGTATATGAATGATACT GCTTTGAGTACAGATCCATTCCAGAATCCAATTGCCAAGAGACTGTACGATGAGTGGCTTCACGAGCCTGGTTCCGGCGAGGCAAAGAAGTACTTGCACACTCAGTACCATGCGGTCGTTAAAAGCGTTACAGCGCAGCTCAACAACTGGTAG
- the LOC106391982 gene encoding protein NAR1-like isoform X2, which produces MSDKFSPTLRLGDLNDFIAPSQACVVSLKGSKKPLDKKPDRPQVVLTPKQQLEPVKISLKDCLACSGCITSAETVMLEKQSLDEFLSALTKGKDVIVSLSPQSRASIAVHYDISPLQVFKKLTTFLKSLGVKAVFDTSCSRDLVLIEACNEFVNRFKQASSDDGENAQSPLPILSSACPGWICYAEKTLGSFVLPYVSSVKSPQQAIGTAIKHHLCQALGLRLEEIYHVTVMPCYDKKLEAARDDFVFGDNLTEVDSVLTTGEILDLLKLKGVDFKDLEESPLDRLLTNVTEEGHLYGVAGSSGGYAETIFRHAATALFGHTIAGPLEFKTLRNSDFRELTLENLQNIVRKLKTRKCDYQYVEIMACPAGCLNGGGQIKPKTGQTPKELINSLEATYMNDTALSTDPFQNPIAKRLYDEWLHEPGSGEAKKYLHTQYHAVVKSVTAQLNNW; this is translated from the exons ATGTCGGACAAGTTCTCACCGACCTTAAGACTCGGAGATCTCAACGATTTCATTGCTCCGTCTCAAGCCTGTGTCGTATCTCTCAAAGGCTCAAAAAAGCCCCTCGACAAGAAGCCTGATCGTCCCCAG GTTGTGCTTACTCCAAAACAACAGCTCGAACCTGTCAAAATCTCTCTCAAGGATTGCTTGGCTTGCAG CGGATGCATCACATCGGCTGAGACAGTCATGCTTGAGAAGCAAAGCTTAGACGAGTTCCTCTCTGCTCTTACCAAAGGCAAAGACGTGATCGTCTCCCTTTCTCCGCAGTCCAGAGCCTCCATTGCTGTTCACTACGATATCTCTCCTCTTCAGGTCTTCAAGAAGCTAACTACGTTCTTAAAGTCTCTGGGAGTTAAAGCTGTGTTTGATACGAGCTGTAGCAGAGACTTGGTGCTTATCGAAGCTTGTAATGAGTTTGTGAACCGTTTCAAGCAAGCTAGTTCTGATGATGGTGAAAATGCTCAGTCCCCTCTCCCTATACTTTCCTCCGCATGTCCTG GTTGGATATGTTATGCTGAAAAGACGCTTGGTTCATTTGTTCTGCCGTATGTCTCTTCTGTTAAGAGTCCTCAGCAAGCTATTGGAACTGCCATCAAACACCATCTATGTCAAGCGTTAGGACTCAG GCTGGAGGAGATTTACCATGTGACCGTGATGCCCTGCTACGATAAGAAGCTGGAGGCAGCGAGAGACGACTTTGTCTTTGGAGATAACCTGACTGAAGTTGATTCCGTGCTAACAACCGGTGAAATTTTGGATTTATTAAAG TTAAAAGGAGTCGACTTTAAAGATCTGGAGGAGTCTCCACTCGACAGATT GCTGACGAATGTTACAGAGGAAGGACATCTCTATGGTGTAGCTGGGAGTTCTGGTGGTTACGCAGAAACAATATTCAGGCATGCGGCAACAGCACTGTTCGGACACACTATTGCAGGTCCTCTTGAGTTTAAAACTCTCAGAAACTCTGATTTTCGTGAATTGACTCTTGAA AACCTTCAGAACATTGTCCGGAAACTGAAAACACGGAAGTGCGATTATCAGTATGTAGAGATTATGGCGTGCCCTGCAG GTTGCCTGAATGGTGGTGGACAGATTAAGCCAAAGACAGGACAGACTCCGAAAGAACTGATCAACTCACTAGAAGCTACGTATATGAATGATACT GCTTTGAGTACAGATCCATTCCAGAATCCAATTGCCAAGAGACTGTACGATGAGTGGCTTCACGAGCCTGGTTCCGGCGAGGCAAAGAAGTACTTGCACACTCAGTACCATGCGGTCGTTAAAAGCGTTACAGCGCAGCTCAACAACTGGTAG
- the LOC106391981 gene encoding transcription factor bHLH3-like has protein sequence MGQKFWDNQEDRAMVESTIGSEACDFFISSASSLTKLLPPPPTDPNLQQGLRHVVEGSDWDYAIFWLASNVNSSDGCVLIWGDGHCRVVKGNSVDEQDETKRRVLSKLHLSFVGSDLVKQGPLTDLDMFYLASLYFSFRCDSNKYGPAGTYVSGKPLWAADLPSCLSYYRVRSFLARSAGFKTVLSVPVNCGVVELGSLKLIPEDKSVIEMVKSVFGGSDFVKTKEAPKIFGRQLSLGGSKPRSMSINFSPKMEDDSGFSLESYEVGGSNQVYGKDEAALYLTDEQRPRKRGRKPANGREEALNHVEAERQRREKLNQRFYALRAVVPNISKMDKASLLADAITYITDMQKKIRVYETEKQVMKRRESNQITPAEVDYQQRQDDAVVRISCPLENHPVSKVMQVFKENEVMPHDANVAVTEEGVVHTFTLRPQGGCTAEQLKDKLLTSLAH, from the coding sequence ATGGGTCAAAAGTTCTGGGACAATCAAGAAGATCGGGCCATGGTGGAATCCACCATAGGCTCCGAAGCTTGCGACTTTTTCATCTCCTCTGCTTCTTCCCTCACCAAGCTACTCCCCCCTCCTCCAACTGATCCCAATCTCCAGCAAGGCCTGCGCCACGTCGTCGAAGGCTCAGACTGGGACTACGCCATCTTCTGGCTAGCTTCCAACGTCAACAGCTCCGACGGTTGCGTCTTGATCTGGGGAGACGGCCACTGCCGTGTCGTAAAGGGTAACTCGGTAGACGAGCAAGACGAGACCAAAAGGCGTGTCCTTAGCAAGCTCCACTTGTCCTTTGTCGGTTCGGATCTGGTGAAACAGGGTCCTCTCACTGATCTCGACATGTTTTATTTGGCGTCTCTCTACTTTTCGTTTAGGTGTGATTCGAATAAGTACGGTCCTGCTGGAACTTATGTCTCTGGGAAGCCGCTCTGGGCTGCAGATCTGCCTAGCTGCTTGAGTTATTACAGGGTTAGGTCCTTTTTAGCTAGATCTGCTGGTTTCAAGACTGTCTTGTCTGTACCAGTGAACTGTGGTGTTGTGGAGCTTGGCTCACTTAAACTGATCCCAGAGGATAAGAGTGTGATTGAGATGGTTAAGTCAGTGTTTGGTGGATCCGACTTTGTAAAAACTAAAGAAGCTCCCAAGATCTTTGGTCGACAGCTGAGCCTCGGCGGATCGAAACCGCGGTCGATGAGTATCAACTTCTCACCTAAGATGGAGGATGACTCCGGTTTCTCCTTGGAGTCCTACGAGGTGGGAGGTTCGAATCAAGTGTACGGGAAAGACGAGGCGGCGTTGTATCTAACCGACGAGCAGAGACCGAGGAAGAGAGGGAGGAAGCCGGCAAACGGGAGAGAAGAGGCCTTGAACCACGTGGAAGCTGAAAGGCAGAGGAGGGAGAAGCTGAACCAGAGATTCTACGCGTTGCGTGCTGTGGTGCCTAACATCTCGAAGATGGACAAGGCTTCTCTCCTTGCGGATGCGATCACGTACATCACGGATATGCAGAAGAAGATAAGGGTGTACGAAACGGAGAAGCAGGTGATGAAGAGGAGGGAGAGCAATCAGATAACTCCAGCAGAGGTTGATTATCAACAGAGGCAGGATGATGCGGTTGTGAGAATAAGCTGTCCGTTGGAGAATCATCCGGTTTCGAAGGTGATGCAAGTGTTTAAGGAGAATGAAGTTATGCCTCATGATGCGAACGTGGCTGTAACAGAGGAGGGTGTGGTTCATACGTTCACTCTCCGGCCTCAAGGTGGGTGCACCGCTGAGCAGTTGAAGGACAAGCTCCTCACCTCTCTAGCACACTAG
- the LOC106395373 gene encoding uncharacterized protein LOC106395373, with protein sequence MRSRGNFHNVEDSTQRICVTVENFESSSMVQGTEGGAKYNCNYCQKDITGKIRIKCAVCLNFDLCVECMSAGAEINTHKCDHAYRVMGNLTFPLICPDWSADDEMLLLEGLEMYGMGNMTEVAEYVGSKSKEQCLEHYRNIYLNSPCFPLPEICQELLVPLHSLTSRKPRMLCLPRIELPSGLSLRTMSKFWGPLPRTPSARQFVKIEHTSSSTFKKPKNFRDSHTISTAISRQYVFSSGLLQGFLANLNTKVFPLDKMSLGEAESSNALLHLQGDLLRVMSCLHHVGEKTAIEGSAANQKLIEDLTRQCQQEKDKALALEKEVKRLKGNVEQDGMLARADISSLQREKDQLHEEVVQLKIAAETFPKEMEMAVSGAKIVARWELMREWLKQQTNSWKPAAEFRQYRIFMETEAELKNLPPPSFDDEPEIPDESLDQGDAAYMEVDPTAKTNNPPA encoded by the exons ATGAGATCCCGTGGGAACTTCCACAATGTCGAAGACTCAACCCAGAG AATCTGCGTTACTGTGGAGAACTTTGAGTCCTCCTCTATGG TTCAAGGTACCGAGGGAGGAGCGAAATACAACTGCAATTATTGCCAGAAAGACATTACGGGCAAAATCAGGATCAAATGTGCTGTGTGCCTCAATTTCGATCTCTGTGTAGAATGTATGTCTGCTGGAGCAGAGATCAATACTCACAAATGTGATCACGCCTACCGAGTTATG GGAAACCTAACTTTCCCGCTTATTTGTCCGGACTGGAGTGCAGATGATGAAATGCTTCTCCTGGAG GGACTTGAAATGTATGGCATGGGAAACATGACCGAGGTCGCGGAGTATGTGGGAAGCAAAAGTAAAGAACAATGTCTCGAGCACTACAGAAACATTTATTTGAACTCGCCCTGTTTCCCACTTCCG gaaaTATGCCAGGAGCTTCTGGTGCCGTTGCACTCGCTAACTTCAAGAAAGCCAAGGATGTTATGTCTTCCAAGAATAGAGCTTCCATCAGGATTGTCTCTGAGGACGATGTCCAAATTCTGGGGACCCCTCCCACGGACACCAAGCGCAAGACAGTTTGTGAAAATTGAGCATACCTCTTCCAGCACGTTCAAGAAGCCAAAAAACTTCCGAGATAGCCACACGATCTCCACAGCAATCTCTAGACAATACGTTTTCTCCAGCGGATTACTCCAAGGTTTTTTGgccaatctgaacaccaaagtTTTTCCTCTGGACAAAATGTCTTTGGGAGAAGCCGAATCATCCAATGCTTTGCTCCATCTCCAAGGCGATTTGCTCAGG GTTATGTCGTGTCTCCATCATGTTGGGGAGAAAACTGCTATTGAGGGTTCTGCTGCCAATCAGAAGCTCATCGAAGATCTAACCCGTCAGTGTCAGCAGGAGAAGGACAAGGCCCTCGCATTGGAGAAAGAGGTCAAACGCCTTAAGGGGAATGTGGAGCAGGATGGCATGCTAGCACGAGCGGATATCTCCTCCCTGCAGAGAGAAAAAGACCAGTTGCATGAGGAAGTTGTCCAACTGAAAATAGCTGCAGAGACTTTTCCGAAGGAGATGGAGATGGCAGTCAGTGGTGCAAAGATCGTTGCTCGCTGGGAGCTCATGCGAGAGTGGCTTAAGCAGCAAACAAATAGTTGGAAGCCGGCGGCGGAATTCAGGCAATACCGAATTTTCATGGAGACTGAGGCAGAGCTCAAGAATTTACCTCCTCCTTCTTTCGATGATGAGCCGGAGATCCCTGATGAGTCCCTAGACCAGGGGGACGCCGCATACATGGAGGTTGACCCAACGGCCAAGACCAACAACCCTCCTGCTTGA